The proteins below are encoded in one region of Synergistaceae bacterium:
- a CDS encoding M23 family metallopeptidase, translating to MKKKVPLLVYVIWMWGCLLTAPGWASTSVTFPENWEVGQAFAVALSSHSVFDSPSVTWMGRVVSLDVEVGREGHVSYALLGSYVRDVKPGDYPLEFGFNQNERHYRVQCTVRLKAKKYPEEHLKVADRMVTPPKSEAARIQKEARLTTAARNAMTERRLWTTPPTRPVPGIFTSSYGFRRVYNGIPRGYHAGTDFRAAVGTPIKAPFAGKVILTGQHYYAGGSVYIDSGNGVINLFFHMSEVNVKEGDFIKKGQVIGKVGATGRVTGPHLHYGLSLAGQYVDAAPLFATSVTALLKEMKTSVVVE from the coding sequence ATGAAAAAAAAGGTTCCGCTTTTAGTGTATGTTATTTGGATGTGGGGATGTTTGCTGACCGCTCCTGGATGGGCTTCCACCTCCGTGACTTTCCCAGAGAATTGGGAGGTGGGTCAGGCATTTGCGGTTGCCCTCTCGTCTCACTCGGTATTCGATAGTCCTTCCGTGACCTGGATGGGTCGGGTGGTCTCCCTTGACGTGGAAGTGGGGCGGGAAGGACATGTCTCTTACGCGCTCTTGGGTTCTTACGTGCGTGACGTGAAGCCAGGCGACTATCCTCTGGAGTTCGGTTTCAACCAAAACGAGCGGCATTATCGGGTCCAATGTACAGTGCGGTTGAAGGCGAAAAAATACCCGGAGGAACATTTGAAGGTCGCCGATAGAATGGTGACGCCGCCCAAAAGCGAAGCCGCGCGCATCCAAAAAGAGGCCCGGCTGACCACCGCCGCGCGGAACGCCATGACAGAGCGGCGCCTCTGGACGACTCCTCCCACTCGTCCCGTTCCGGGAATATTTACCAGTAGCTACGGTTTCCGGCGCGTTTACAACGGCATTCCTCGAGGCTACCACGCTGGGACGGATTTTCGCGCCGCCGTGGGAACGCCCATCAAAGCGCCCTTCGCCGGAAAAGTCATCTTGACTGGGCAGCACTATTACGCGGGAGGAAGCGTCTATATCGACTCCGGCAACGGGGTCATCAATCTGTTTTTTCATATGAGCGAGGTGAATGTGAAGGAAGGAGATTTCATCAAAAAAGGACAGGTTATTGGTAAGGTCGGCGCGACGGGTCGGGTCACGGGACCTCACCTTCATTACGGGCTCAGTTTGGCGGGGCAATACGTGGACGCGGCGCCTCTTTTCGCGACTAGCGTGACGGCCCTTTTGAAAGAGATGAAAACCTCGGTGGTCGTAGAATAA
- the purB gene encoding adenylosuccinate lyase has product MIDRYTTTAMSRIWNEENRFAVMLRVELAVCRAWSEAGRIPPEALEDILSKASFSVDRIAEIENSVHHDVIAFVTSVAESIGENGRYIHLGLTSSDVLDTASSLTLREALSLVKEATLELDGAVTEKARQYKYLPCIGRTHGIHAEPMTLGLKFLNWHAELERDLQRVDLAIDQISWGKISGAVGTYALCPPEIEARVCELLDLKPALVSNQILQRDRHANALNSVTLLGCGLERMATEIRHLQRTEVGELYEPFGSAQKGSSAMPHKRNPIKCERICGMARLLRGYALAAMENVALWHERDISHSSTERVIWPDAFHTIYFMLSDMTKIVKGLVVDEERIQENIELTGGLIYSQRVMLTLIDELKLPRETVYAIVQDNAKRTVRGEGKFLDLLSKDERLNRLNDRLNDRLNGALEEAELASLFDVSFYTRYVDRIFERFEF; this is encoded by the coding sequence ATGATTGACCGTTATACCACCACCGCTATGTCTCGAATCTGGAACGAAGAAAACCGGTTTGCTGTCATGTTGCGGGTCGAACTGGCGGTTTGCAGGGCTTGGAGCGAGGCGGGGCGGATTCCGCCAGAAGCTCTGGAAGATATCCTGAGCAAGGCGAGTTTTTCCGTAGACCGTATCGCGGAGATCGAAAACTCCGTCCACCACGACGTCATTGCCTTCGTCACCTCGGTGGCCGAAAGTATCGGCGAGAATGGGCGTTACATCCACCTAGGCCTCACCAGCAGCGACGTTCTGGACACGGCCTCTTCGCTCACGTTACGAGAAGCGCTGTCACTCGTTAAGGAAGCGACCCTCGAACTAGACGGCGCCGTGACGGAAAAAGCCCGACAATACAAATATCTGCCCTGCATTGGCCGCACTCACGGCATACACGCCGAGCCCATGACCCTGGGGCTCAAGTTTCTCAACTGGCACGCCGAGCTAGAGCGGGATCTTCAGCGCGTCGATTTGGCGATAGATCAAATATCATGGGGAAAAATCTCTGGAGCAGTTGGAACTTACGCCCTATGCCCGCCTGAGATCGAGGCGAGGGTTTGCGAGCTTTTAGACCTGAAGCCCGCGCTTGTATCCAACCAAATTTTACAGCGAGACCGTCACGCCAATGCGCTCAACTCCGTGACCCTTTTAGGCTGCGGGCTGGAGCGCATGGCCACAGAGATCCGTCACCTTCAGCGCACCGAGGTGGGTGAGCTGTACGAGCCCTTTGGCAGCGCCCAAAAAGGCTCCAGCGCCATGCCCCACAAGCGCAACCCGATCAAGTGCGAGCGAATTTGTGGCATGGCTCGCCTCTTGCGAGGGTATGCCCTCGCGGCTATGGAAAACGTGGCCTTGTGGCACGAGAGGGACATCAGCCACTCCTCCACGGAGCGGGTGATTTGGCCCGACGCTTTCCACACGATTTACTTTATGCTTTCGGACATGACGAAGATCGTGAAGGGGCTCGTCGTGGACGAAGAACGGATTCAGGAGAACATTGAGCTGACGGGGGGCTTGATTTACAGCCAGAGGGTGATGCTGACCCTGATCGACGAATTGAAGCTACCTAGGGAAACGGTCTACGCTATAGTGCAGGACAACGCGAAACGCACGGTTCGAGGTGAGGGAAAATTCCTCGATCTGCTGTCGAAGGACGAACGCCTCAATCGCCTCAATGATCGCCTCAATGATCGCCTCAATGGCGCGCTGGAGGAGGCGGAATTGGCCTCGTTGTTCGACGTGAGCTTCTATACTCGTTACGTGGACCGGATTTTTGAGCGTTTTGAGTTTTGA
- a CDS encoding purine-nucleoside phosphorylase — MSESYYDNVLEALNYLRSAAGDFRPKTALVLGSGLGTLSGAVENPQVLNTKDIPYWPRSTAPGHAGQIVLGKIEGRPVALLKGRVHYYEGYNMREVTFSTRVLGMWGVAQYIGTNAAGGVDASYRSGDIVLVRDHINYMGANPLMGLAEPRWNVRFPDMTHAYSQRLIDLCESVALSEDIHVSQGVYIAFSGPSYETPAEIRMARALGASLVGMSTVPEVIISSAMGMETAVISCVSNPAAGMSDEELTEKEVLSVVKDACCRVEKLIRGLMRGLEEKAL, encoded by the coding sequence ATGAGTGAAAGTTATTACGATAATGTGTTAGAGGCATTGAACTACCTTCGGTCCGCCGCGGGGGATTTTCGTCCCAAAACGGCGCTGGTGTTAGGTTCAGGGCTGGGAACCCTTTCCGGTGCCGTGGAGAATCCTCAGGTGTTGAACACGAAAGATATCCCCTATTGGCCTCGCTCCACAGCTCCCGGCCATGCCGGGCAAATCGTTCTGGGTAAAATCGAGGGCCGCCCCGTGGCGCTGCTCAAAGGGCGAGTTCATTATTACGAGGGATACAACATGAGGGAAGTCACCTTTTCTACCAGAGTTTTGGGCATGTGGGGTGTCGCTCAGTACATCGGAACTAACGCGGCGGGAGGGGTGGACGCTTCTTACAGGTCGGGGGACATCGTCCTGGTGCGGGACCATATCAACTACATGGGGGCCAATCCTTTGATGGGACTCGCTGAACCTCGCTGGAACGTCCGTTTCCCGGACATGACTCACGCCTATAGCCAACGTTTGATTGATTTGTGCGAGAGCGTAGCTTTGTCGGAGGACATTCATGTTTCCCAGGGTGTGTATATCGCTTTTTCCGGTCCGTCTTACGAAACGCCAGCGGAGATCCGTATGGCCCGCGCGCTGGGCGCCTCGCTGGTGGGAATGTCCACCGTTCCAGAGGTCATTATCTCCAGCGCTATGGGCATGGAAACGGCGGTGATTTCCTGCGTGTCTAATCCAGCCGCGGGCATGAGCGACGAGGAGCTGACGGAAAAAGAAGTTCTGTCGGTGGTGAAAGATGCCTGCTGCCGCGTGGAAAAGCTGATTCGTGGTCTGATGAGGGGCCTCGAAGAAAAAGCTCTGTAG
- the ftsY gene encoding signal recognition particle-docking protein FtsY encodes MAFFSRLRQSLKGVKERWSGNIASLFTGTGKPFNFNEAFWDELEELLILGDVGVELSERIVEEMRREAKKKGISTKSDLLEVFISSIANRLAAVDGMGQPFTVDNPPLVLLMVGVNGSGKTTSAGKLAMQFSRQGRQVVLAAADTFRAAASEQLQVWGERTSVRVIAQKQGSDPAAVAFDAWQATRASSADVLIIDTAGRLHAKHNLMEELKKIHRVLEREAGAERVKTVLVLDAVTGQNGIIQAVTFNQILPLSAVILSKYDNTAKGGIVLPIACDLKIPIRYIGLGEGIEDLSPFDPLEFASALMENDCSPKRTKENNLK; translated from the coding sequence ATGGCTTTTTTTTCGAGATTGAGGCAGAGTCTCAAAGGCGTGAAAGAGCGATGGAGTGGAAATATCGCCTCGCTTTTTACAGGGACGGGGAAACCTTTCAACTTCAACGAGGCCTTTTGGGACGAACTTGAGGAACTGCTGATTTTGGGTGACGTGGGAGTGGAGCTTTCCGAGCGCATCGTCGAGGAGATGAGGCGCGAGGCAAAGAAAAAAGGCATTTCCACCAAGTCCGACCTTCTTGAGGTTTTCATCTCTTCCATCGCCAACCGTTTGGCGGCTGTGGATGGGATGGGACAACCTTTCACGGTGGATAATCCGCCCCTCGTTCTTTTGATGGTGGGCGTCAACGGCAGTGGGAAAACGACATCCGCGGGAAAACTGGCGATGCAATTTTCGCGTCAAGGACGACAGGTGGTTTTGGCCGCCGCGGATACCTTTCGCGCCGCGGCATCGGAACAGTTGCAGGTGTGGGGCGAGCGAACCAGCGTGAGGGTCATCGCCCAAAAACAGGGTAGTGATCCAGCCGCCGTCGCCTTCGACGCCTGGCAGGCGACTCGAGCGTCTTCCGCGGACGTCCTGATCATCGATACGGCGGGACGCCTGCACGCCAAACATAACTTGATGGAAGAATTGAAAAAGATTCACCGAGTGCTCGAACGGGAGGCGGGAGCGGAGCGCGTAAAAACCGTTCTGGTTCTGGACGCGGTTACGGGGCAGAATGGTATCATCCAAGCTGTGACCTTCAATCAGATTTTGCCACTGTCGGCGGTGATCCTTTCCAAATACGACAACACCGCCAAGGGCGGCATTGTGCTTCCCATCGCTTGCGACCTAAAAATTCCTATACGCTACATCGGCCTGGGAGAGGGAATAGAAGATCTGAGTCCTTTCGACCCCCTGGAGTTCGCGTCGGCTCTTATGGAGAACGATTGTTCTCCAAAGAGAACAAAGGAGAATAACTTGAAATGA
- a CDS encoding DUF4416 family protein: MIDPWVKRIAGILYPGDLGDQWFDWTVEKLRELWGDPHIMGAPVPFTATDYYRDIAPNLVRRFVAFEELAPAGGLSEWKRASITIETESRAPRIVNVDPGYIDGARLVLASTKDHAHRVYLRDGIYAEVTMRFRFGRWVSFDYTFPDFASGVYDTFLSEARSSWLTTRQVRGKRGGKAYD, from the coding sequence ATGATTGACCCTTGGGTGAAACGAATCGCGGGTATTCTGTATCCCGGAGACTTGGGCGACCAGTGGTTTGACTGGACTGTGGAAAAGCTGAGGGAGCTTTGGGGCGATCCCCATATTATGGGCGCGCCTGTCCCCTTTACGGCGACGGATTATTATCGGGATATAGCCCCGAATCTTGTCCGGCGTTTCGTCGCTTTTGAGGAACTCGCGCCGGCAGGAGGGCTTTCAGAGTGGAAACGAGCCTCGATCACCATAGAGACAGAAAGCCGCGCGCCTCGGATTGTCAACGTCGATCCGGGTTATATAGATGGGGCGCGCCTCGTCTTGGCTTCTACCAAGGACCACGCCCACCGCGTTTACCTGCGGGATGGCATCTACGCCGAGGTGACAATGCGTTTTCGATTCGGGAGATGGGTATCTTTCGACTATACTTTTCCTGATTTCGCGAGCGGTGTTTACGACACGTTTTTGTCGGAGGCGCGGAGTTCCTGGCTAACAACACGCCAAGTGAGGGGGAAAAGAGGAGGAAAAGCGTATGATTGA